Proteins encoded together in one Terriglobus saanensis SP1PR4 window:
- a CDS encoding class I SAM-dependent methyltransferase produces MNASNRFSQTPKKRGGVLDQKVLDFYESLAARYHLIFEDWDRAIDRQAKVLDPLLHVQSTDRPLKILDCACGIGTQAIGFAKLGHTVTASDLSEAAVTRARQEAEIRGVDISFLVSDMTSMSEITESTFDVVAAMDNALPHLSRDEVRRALRAIGSKLAQNGRFIASIRDYDELLNQRPTMQQPAFYGDAGERRIVHQVWDWIDAERYIVHLYITEESRPTWTTHHFVSEYRCILRSELTNELESAGFKDVQWLMPGQSGYYQPIVLARFDPAS; encoded by the coding sequence ATGAACGCATCGAATAGGTTTTCTCAGACTCCGAAAAAACGAGGAGGCGTTCTGGACCAAAAAGTTCTGGACTTCTACGAATCGCTTGCGGCACGCTACCACTTGATCTTCGAAGACTGGGACCGGGCGATTGATCGCCAAGCGAAGGTTCTTGATCCTCTCTTGCATGTGCAGTCCACTGACCGACCTCTCAAGATCCTTGACTGCGCGTGCGGTATTGGGACTCAAGCGATTGGATTCGCAAAGTTAGGCCATACGGTGACGGCATCGGACCTGAGCGAAGCAGCGGTGACGCGTGCCAGGCAGGAAGCTGAAATTCGCGGCGTGGATATCTCTTTCCTCGTCTCAGACATGACCTCGATGTCGGAGATTACGGAAAGCACCTTCGATGTGGTAGCCGCAATGGATAACGCTCTACCGCACTTATCCCGCGACGAGGTCCGACGTGCACTCAGAGCGATCGGTTCCAAGCTCGCGCAAAACGGCCGATTCATCGCGAGCATCCGGGACTATGACGAACTTCTCAATCAAAGACCCACCATGCAACAGCCCGCGTTTTATGGGGATGCGGGAGAACGACGCATCGTTCATCAGGTGTGGGACTGGATCGACGCGGAACGATATATCGTTCACCTTTACATTACCGAGGAATCTCGTCCTACGTGGACGACCCATCATTTCGTCTCTGAATATCGGTGCATCCTGCGCAGCGAACTCACGAACGAGCTGGAGTCTGCCGGCTTCAAAGACGTGCAGTGGCTCATGCCAGGGCAGAGCGGCTACTATCAGCCGATCGTTCTGGCGAGATTCGATCCGGCATCTTAA
- a CDS encoding DoxX family protein has translation MPKSLDRLQPWGASVLRLALGLSMAVHGYQKVVPHNATAHFAHYVVSLGMSYWLGVVSAYTEFFGGVFVLLGLLTRLAAAFICINMLVALITVGIHQGFGIYNYIFAFVAIAFMLVVNGAGALSLDRRIGLS, from the coding sequence ATGCCGAAATCTCTCGACCGTCTTCAGCCTTGGGGAGCGTCTGTCTTACGCCTTGCACTCGGTCTCTCCATGGCCGTCCATGGCTATCAGAAAGTAGTGCCCCATAACGCGACCGCACACTTCGCGCATTATGTCGTTTCGCTGGGCATGTCCTACTGGCTCGGAGTTGTCTCGGCCTACACGGAGTTTTTCGGTGGAGTCTTTGTACTCCTCGGCCTTCTGACACGCCTCGCGGCGGCATTCATCTGCATCAACATGCTCGTGGCCCTCATCACAGTAGGCATCCACCAGGGCTTCGGCATCTACAACTACATCTTCGCCTTTGTGGCGATTGCCTTTATGCTCGTCGTCAACGGAGCAGGTGCCTTGTCGCTGGACCGCAGGATCGGTCTTTCGTAA